One genomic region from Anopheles bellator chromosome 2, idAnoBellAS_SP24_06.2, whole genome shotgun sequence encodes:
- the LOC131208480 gene encoding sodium-independent sulfate anion transporter isoform X2, producing the protein MKSPIHTISGILPHDGSYDNEAMSCSTLDISARNGEPHGGLRGSNEFILSDSGEKVTADQQTGINLWLQRKAKSAFSEKMIKKRLPILRWLPQYNSTDAVGDLVAGITVGLTVIPQALAYAGIAGLPAAYGLYGSFVGCIVYIVFGSCKDVPMGPTAIASLLTFQTAGGSVGKSILLCFLSGIIELVMGLFGLGFLVDFVSGPVSSGFTSAVSLIIVTSQVKDVLGITAKGATFIEIWKNIFNDIHNVQLWDTFLGFTCIAVLLIMRIVAGLKVGPADDEQKSKSHRIINKAMWLIGTSRNAILVVVCGAIGYTFQSSATAPFKLIGDIPPGLPSIKVPPFSLTANETMSGQEESFSDMVSSLGSGLIVVPLIALMENIAICKAFSNGKPVDATQELIAIGLANIANSFVQGFPGTGSLSRSAVNNASGVRTPMGNIYTMALVVASLLFFTPYFSYIPKASLAAIIIAAVVFMVEVKVVKPMWRTKKSDLIPGLGTFIACLALPLEMGILFGIGLNVVFILYHAARPKISVERLTSPGGTEYLIITPDRCLIFPSVDYVRNLVTKQSIRQSLPVVIDCSHVYGADFTAATVIDSITQDFARRDQPLFFYNLKPSVCAIFEGLSPADFVVYYREEHLDDLLKQRAFKPKEVISV; encoded by the exons ATGAAGAGCCCGATCCACACCATCAGTGGGATTTTGCCCCACGATGGCTCCTACGACAACGAGGCGATGAGCTGCTCGACGCTCGACATATCGGCCAGAAATGGGGAACCCCACGGCGGCTTGCGCGGATCGAACGAATTTATCC TCTCCGATAGTGGGGAAAAAGTGACGGCCGATCAGCAAACCGGAATCAACCTATGGCTTCAGCGGAAGGCGAAAAGTGCGTTCTCGGAGAAGATGATCAAAAAGCGCCTCCCGATTCTGCGATGGTTGCCGCA GTACAATTCCACGGACGCGGTCGGGGATTTGGTGGCGGGAATAACGGTCGGACTGACGGTAATACCACAGGCCCTCGCTTACGCCGGCATTGCAGGGCTTCCCGCAGCG TACGGGCTATATGGATCATTCGTCGGTTGCATTGTGTACATCGTGTTCGGAAGCTGCAAAGATGTTCCGATGGGGCCCACCGCCATAGCTTCACTACTCACGTTCCAAACTGCCGGCGGTAGTGTCGGGAAATCGATCCTCCTTTGCTTCCTCTCCGGTATCATTGAGCTGGTGATGGGCCTTTTTGGGCTCGGTTTTCTCGTGGACTTCGTGTCGGGCCCGGTCTCGTCCGGCTTTACATCGGCCGTCTCGCTGATCATTGTGACGTCGCAGGTGAAGGACGTGCTGGGAATCACGGCCAAGGGCGCAACGTTCATCGAAATctggaaaaacattttcaacgacATCCACAACGTGCAGCTGTGGGACACATTCCTCGGGTTCACCTGCATCGCGGTGCTACTGATCATGCGG ATCGTCGCTGGTCTTAAGGTCGGTCCGGCGGACGATGAGCAGAAATCGAAGAGCCATCGGATCATCAACAAAGCGATGTGGCTGATCGGTACGTCACGCAACGCGATCCTGGTCGTAGTTTGCGGTGCCATCGGTTACACGTTCCAGTCGTCGGCCACCGCACCGTTCAAGCTGATCGGTGACATTCCCCCGGGTCTACCGTCGATCAAAGTGCCACCGTTTTCGCTGACCGCCAACGAAACGATGTCTGGCCAAGAGGAATCATTCTCCGACATGGTTTCCAGCCTTGGTTCGGGACTGATTGTCGTGCCGCTGATTGCGCTGATGGAAAACATTGCGATCTGCAAAGCTTTCT CGAACGGAAAACCGGTGGACGCAACGCAAGAactgatcgcgatcggttTAGCCAACATTGCTAACTCGTTCGTGCAGGGTTTCCCCGGGACGGGCTCGCTGAGCCGGAGTGCCGTCAACAATGCGTCCGGTGTGCGGACACCGATGGGCAACATCTACACGATGGCGCTCGTTGTGGCGTCACTGCTCTTCTTCACACCCTACTTTTCCTACATTCCCAAGGCATCGCTGGCGGCGATCATTATCGCTGCGGTTGTCTTTATGGTGGAGGTGAAAGTGGTGAAGCCGATGTGGAGAACCAAAA AAAGTGACTTAATTCCCGGTTTGGGAACGTTCATTGCCTGCTTGGCGTTGCCACTGGAGATGGGCATTCTGTTTGGTATCGGGTTGAACGTCGTTTTCATTCTCTATCATGCGGCACGACCTAAAATATCCGTCGAACGGCTAACG AGCCCGGGCGGAACGGAGTATTTGATCATTACGCCCGACCGTTGCTTGATCTTCCCGTCCGTTGATTACGTGCGCAACCTGGTGACGAAGCAATCGATCCGCCAGTCGCTCCCGGTCGTCATCGACTGCTCGCACGTGTACGGAGCCGATTTTACGGCAGCCACCGTCATCGACAGCATAACGCAGGACTTTGCACGCCGTGATCAGCCTCTATTTTTCTACAACCTTAAACCTAGCGTGTGCGCTATCTTCGAGGGTCTGTCCCCGGCCGATTTTGTCGTTTACTACCGGGAGGAGCATTTGGACGACCTGCTCAAACAGCGTGCCTTCAAGCCAAAGGAAGTGATTAGTGTCTAA
- the LOC131208480 gene encoding sodium-independent sulfate anion transporter isoform X1 has translation MFNGDNGGCRLVSMKSPIHTISGILPHDGSYDNEAMSCSTLDISARNGEPHGGLRGSNEFILSDSGEKVTADQQTGINLWLQRKAKSAFSEKMIKKRLPILRWLPQYNSTDAVGDLVAGITVGLTVIPQALAYAGIAGLPAAYGLYGSFVGCIVYIVFGSCKDVPMGPTAIASLLTFQTAGGSVGKSILLCFLSGIIELVMGLFGLGFLVDFVSGPVSSGFTSAVSLIIVTSQVKDVLGITAKGATFIEIWKNIFNDIHNVQLWDTFLGFTCIAVLLIMRIVAGLKVGPADDEQKSKSHRIINKAMWLIGTSRNAILVVVCGAIGYTFQSSATAPFKLIGDIPPGLPSIKVPPFSLTANETMSGQEESFSDMVSSLGSGLIVVPLIALMENIAICKAFSNGKPVDATQELIAIGLANIANSFVQGFPGTGSLSRSAVNNASGVRTPMGNIYTMALVVASLLFFTPYFSYIPKASLAAIIIAAVVFMVEVKVVKPMWRTKKSDLIPGLGTFIACLALPLEMGILFGIGLNVVFILYHAARPKISVERLTSPGGTEYLIITPDRCLIFPSVDYVRNLVTKQSIRQSLPVVIDCSHVYGADFTAATVIDSITQDFARRDQPLFFYNLKPSVCAIFEGLSPADFVVYYREEHLDDLLKQRAFKPKEVISV, from the exons ATGTTTAACG GTGACAACGGTGGCTGCCGGCTGGTAAGCATGAAGAGCCCGATCCACACCATCAGTGGGATTTTGCCCCACGATGGCTCCTACGACAACGAGGCGATGAGCTGCTCGACGCTCGACATATCGGCCAGAAATGGGGAACCCCACGGCGGCTTGCGCGGATCGAACGAATTTATCC TCTCCGATAGTGGGGAAAAAGTGACGGCCGATCAGCAAACCGGAATCAACCTATGGCTTCAGCGGAAGGCGAAAAGTGCGTTCTCGGAGAAGATGATCAAAAAGCGCCTCCCGATTCTGCGATGGTTGCCGCA GTACAATTCCACGGACGCGGTCGGGGATTTGGTGGCGGGAATAACGGTCGGACTGACGGTAATACCACAGGCCCTCGCTTACGCCGGCATTGCAGGGCTTCCCGCAGCG TACGGGCTATATGGATCATTCGTCGGTTGCATTGTGTACATCGTGTTCGGAAGCTGCAAAGATGTTCCGATGGGGCCCACCGCCATAGCTTCACTACTCACGTTCCAAACTGCCGGCGGTAGTGTCGGGAAATCGATCCTCCTTTGCTTCCTCTCCGGTATCATTGAGCTGGTGATGGGCCTTTTTGGGCTCGGTTTTCTCGTGGACTTCGTGTCGGGCCCGGTCTCGTCCGGCTTTACATCGGCCGTCTCGCTGATCATTGTGACGTCGCAGGTGAAGGACGTGCTGGGAATCACGGCCAAGGGCGCAACGTTCATCGAAATctggaaaaacattttcaacgacATCCACAACGTGCAGCTGTGGGACACATTCCTCGGGTTCACCTGCATCGCGGTGCTACTGATCATGCGG ATCGTCGCTGGTCTTAAGGTCGGTCCGGCGGACGATGAGCAGAAATCGAAGAGCCATCGGATCATCAACAAAGCGATGTGGCTGATCGGTACGTCACGCAACGCGATCCTGGTCGTAGTTTGCGGTGCCATCGGTTACACGTTCCAGTCGTCGGCCACCGCACCGTTCAAGCTGATCGGTGACATTCCCCCGGGTCTACCGTCGATCAAAGTGCCACCGTTTTCGCTGACCGCCAACGAAACGATGTCTGGCCAAGAGGAATCATTCTCCGACATGGTTTCCAGCCTTGGTTCGGGACTGATTGTCGTGCCGCTGATTGCGCTGATGGAAAACATTGCGATCTGCAAAGCTTTCT CGAACGGAAAACCGGTGGACGCAACGCAAGAactgatcgcgatcggttTAGCCAACATTGCTAACTCGTTCGTGCAGGGTTTCCCCGGGACGGGCTCGCTGAGCCGGAGTGCCGTCAACAATGCGTCCGGTGTGCGGACACCGATGGGCAACATCTACACGATGGCGCTCGTTGTGGCGTCACTGCTCTTCTTCACACCCTACTTTTCCTACATTCCCAAGGCATCGCTGGCGGCGATCATTATCGCTGCGGTTGTCTTTATGGTGGAGGTGAAAGTGGTGAAGCCGATGTGGAGAACCAAAA AAAGTGACTTAATTCCCGGTTTGGGAACGTTCATTGCCTGCTTGGCGTTGCCACTGGAGATGGGCATTCTGTTTGGTATCGGGTTGAACGTCGTTTTCATTCTCTATCATGCGGCACGACCTAAAATATCCGTCGAACGGCTAACG AGCCCGGGCGGAACGGAGTATTTGATCATTACGCCCGACCGTTGCTTGATCTTCCCGTCCGTTGATTACGTGCGCAACCTGGTGACGAAGCAATCGATCCGCCAGTCGCTCCCGGTCGTCATCGACTGCTCGCACGTGTACGGAGCCGATTTTACGGCAGCCACCGTCATCGACAGCATAACGCAGGACTTTGCACGCCGTGATCAGCCTCTATTTTTCTACAACCTTAAACCTAGCGTGTGCGCTATCTTCGAGGGTCTGTCCCCGGCCGATTTTGTCGTTTACTACCGGGAGGAGCATTTGGACGACCTGCTCAAACAGCGTGCCTTCAAGCCAAAGGAAGTGATTAGTGTCTAA